One region of Leishmania braziliensis MHOM/BR/75/M2904 complete genome, chromosome 17 genomic DNA includes:
- a CDS encoding putative mitogen-activated protein kinase kinase 3 — protein sequence MYAVKRIDKRQAGTKGLRSVMGEVETMSLLSHPNIVKLEETYQDDACLSIVMEYLPGGSLQHHIDRQSVSEGETRRIITQLLMAVEYIHEKGIVHRDLKPSNCLLSQNDLVVKIADFGLSVFAGNEQCLTTCCGTLHFMAPEILLEKNYGKPVDMWAMGVMTHVMFLGRYPFQARTETALTKDICRGYRLPEEGGDRPRCPPQLQDFISQLLYYDPHRRMSAKDALKHRWIKEGLDANRRTSLYASQAPSAAVVKPSARWRAAVLTVMGAQRLLYLQKIKRLVRLGYDGFPILRDYRYLVTGNYVPASTSLECSHMFHARPMALLELISMIDTCPLLKHVDLSWNNIHSLSIIQSLLKVVTRLPSLQSIDLSHNPIPAVAGRSIVRLIRNPCSHVTNINIGDTGISADTIGQINSFLKEKLTHAALPYSISTGEMQSRGIQGGYDEGHMTSSSTTVTSLRQKANICSGPTKQPAKRDSHPVRLPPISRLPMARRNEKMS from the coding sequence ATGTACGCGGTGAAGCGCATCGACAAGCGTCAGGCAGGCACAAAGGGATTGCGGAGCGTTATGGGGGAAGTGGAGACAATGAGCCTCCTTTCCCATCCCAACATCGTCAAGCTCGAGGAGACGTATCAAGACGACGCATGCCTTTCTATTGTGATGGAATACCTCCCTGGTGGTTCTCTTCAGCACCACATAGACCGACAAAGCGTCTCTGAAGGCGAGACGCGGCGCATCATCACGCAGTTACTGATGGCTGTAGAGTATATTCATGAAAAGGGGATCGTACACCGCGATTTGAAGCCAAGCAACTGCCTGCTATCGCAAAACGACCTTGTCGTGAAGATAGCAGACTTTGGACTCTCCGTGTTTGCCGGTAATGAGCAATGTTTGACGACGTGCTGTGGCACGCTGCACTTCATGGCACCCGAGATCCTGCTAGAGAAGAACTATGGAAAGCCCGTGGACATGTGGGCCATGGGTGTCATGACACACGTGATGTTTCTCGGTCGTTACCCGTTTCAGGCCCGTACAGAGACTGCGCTGACGAAAGACATCTGCCGTGGGTATCGTTTGCCGGAGGAGGGCGGTGATAGGCCACGTTGTCCTCCACAGCTTCAAGATTTTATCAGCCAACTTCTCTATTACGACCCACACCGTCGAATGAGCGCCAAAGATGCTCTCAAGCACCGATGGATCAAGGAGGGTTTGGATGCAAATCGACGGACGTCCCTCTACGCATCACAAGCACcttcggcagcggtggttAAGCCATCCGCGCGGTGGCGGGCGGCGGTGCTCACAGTCATGGGCGCGCAGCGTCTGTTGTACCTGCAGAAAATTAAGCGGTTAGTGCGGCTTGGTTATGACGGGTTCCCCATTTTGCGGGACTATCGCTATCTCGTGACCGGCAATTATGTACCTGCAAGCACGTCTCTAGAATGTAGTCACATGTTCCACGCACGGccgatggcgctgctcgagTTGATCTCGATGATAGACACGTGCCCGCTCCTGAAACATGTCGATCTTAGCTGGAATAACATTCACAGCTTATCTATAATTCAGTCGCTGCTCAAGGTGGTGACGCGACTCCCTTCACTGCAGTCGATCGATTTGTCTCACAATCCAATCCCGGCTGTGGCCGGGCGTTCCATTGTGCGACTGATCCGCAACCCGTGTTCGCACGTGACAAACATCAACATTGGGGACACCGGAATCAGCGCCGACACCATCGGACAGATCAACTCCTTCTTAAAGGAGAAGCTGACCCACGCCGCTCTGCCGTACAGCATTTCCACAGGAGAGATGCAAAGCCGAGGCATCCAAGGTGGCTATGACGAGGGACACATGACATCGTCGTCAACTACAGTGACCTCCTTGAGGCAAAAGGCTAACATTTGTAGCGGGCCCACCAAACAGCCGGCGAAGAGGGACTCGCATCCCGTGCGGCTGCCTCCAATCTCACGTCTACCAATGGCTAGGCGCAATGAGAAGATGTCGTAG
- the ARL-1 gene encoding ADP-ribosylation factor-like protein 1,putative;with=GeneDB:LmjF17.0070 encodes MGAWLTSLKQTLGLLPADRKIRVLMLGLDNAGKTSILYRLHLGDVVTTVPTVGVNLETLQYRNISFEVWDLGGQTGVRPYWRCYFSDTDAIIYVVDSTDKDRMGIAKHELYALLDEDELKKSLLLIFANKQDLPEAASEVEIANQLGVSFIMNHTWTIVKSSAKTGDGLVEGMDWLVERLREKGLGAQ; translated from the coding sequence ATGGGTGCGTGGCTGACAAGCCTGAAGCAGACACTTGGTCTGCTACCAGCAGACCGCAAAATTCGTGTCTTGATGCTCGGCCTGGACAACGCCGGAAAAACTTCAATTCTCTATCGACTGCACCTCGGTGATGTGGTGACCACCGTCCCCACTGTAGGTGTCAACCTGGAAACTCTTCAGTACCGAAATATCTCCTTTGAGGTGTGGGACCTTGGCGGCCAAACTGGCGTGCGACCATACTGGCGCTGCTACTTCAGCGACACAGACGCCATCATCTACGTAGTCGACAGCACCGACAAGGACCGCATGGGCATCGCCAAGCATGAACTCTACGCTCTGCTAGATGAGGACGAGCTCAAAAAGAGTCTCTTGCTCATATTCGCCAACAAACAGGATCTACCAGAAGCCGCCAGTGAGGTGGAGATTGCCAATCAACTTGGCGTGTCGTTTATCATGAACCATACATGGACGATTGTGAAGAGCAGTGCCAAGACAGGTGATGGTTTGGTCGAGGGTATGGACTGGCTCGTGGAGAGGCTTCGCGAGAAAGGGCTTGGCGCTCAGTGA
- a CDS encoding elongation factor 1-alpha, producing MGKDKVHMNLVVVGHVDAGKSTATGHLIYKCGGIDKRTIEKFEKEAAEMGKASFKYAWVLDKLKAERERGITIDIALWKFESPKSVFTIIDAPGHRDFIKNMITGTSQADAAILMIDSTQGGFEAGISKDGQTREHALLAFTLGVKQMVVCCNKMDDKTVQYSQARYEEISKEVGTYLKRVGYNPEKVRFIPISGWQGDNMIDKSESMAWYKGPTLLDALDMLEAPVRPVDKPLRLPLQDVYKIGGIGTVPVGRVETGIMKPGDVVTFAPANVTTEVKSIEMHHEQLAEAVPGDNVGFNVKNVSVKDIRRGNVCGNSKNDPPKEAADFTAQVIVLNHPGQISNGYAPVLDCHTSHIACRFADIESKIDRRSGKELEKNPKAIKSGDAAIVKMVPQKPMCVEVFNDYPPLGRFAVRDMRQTVAVGIIKAVSKKDGSAGKVTKAAAKAAKK from the coding sequence ATGGGTAAGGATAAGGTGCACATGAACCTTGTGGTCGTCGGCCACGTCGACGCCGGCAAGTCCACCGCCACTGGGCACTTGATCTACAAGTGCGGTGGCATCGACAAGCGCACGATCGAGAAGTTCGAGAAGGAGGCCGCCGAGATGGGCAAGGCGTCCTTCAAGTACGCGTGGGTGCTCGACAAGCTGAAGGCCGAGCGCGAGCGCGGCATCACGATCGACATTGCGCTGTGGAAGTTCGAGTCGCCCAAGTCGGTGTTCACGATCATCGATGCGCCCGGCCACCGCGACTTCATCAAGAACATGATCACCGGCACGTCGCAGGCCGACGCCGCCATCCTGATGATCGACTCGACCCAGGGCGGCTTCGAGGCGGGCATCTCGAAGGACGGCCAGACCCGCGAGCACGCGCTGCTCGCCTTCACGCTGGGCGTGAAGCAGATGGTGGTGTGCTGCAACAAGATGGACGACAAGACGGTGCAGTACTCGCAGGCGCGCTATGAGGAGATCAGCAAGGAGGTGGGCACGTACCTGAAGCGGGTGGGCTACAACCCGGAGAAGGTGCGCTTCATCCCGATCTCGGGCTGGCAGGGCGACAACATGATCGACAAGTCGGAGAGCATGGCGTGGTACAAGGGTCCCACGCTGCTGGACGCGCTGGACATGCTGGAGGCGCCGGTGCGCCCGGTGGACAAGCCGCTGCGCCTGCCCCTGCAGGACGTGTACAAGATCGGCGGTATCGGCACGGTGCCCGTGGGCCGCGTGGAGACCGGCATCATGAAGCCGGGCGACGTGGTGACGTTCGCGCCTGCCAACGTGACGACCGAGGTGAAGTCGATCGAGATGCACCacgagcagctggcggaggcggtgccCGGCGACAACGTCGGCTTCAACGTGAAGAACGTGTCGGTGAAGGACATCCGCCGTGGTAACGTGTGCGGCAACTCGAAGAACGACCCGCCGAAGGAGGCGGCCGACTTCACGGCGCAGGTGATCGTGCTGAACCACCCCGGCCAGATCAGCAACGGCTACGCGCCGGTGCTGGACTGCCACACGAGCCACATTGCGTGCCGCTTCGCGGACATCGAGTCCAAGATCGACCGCCGCTCCGGcaaggagctggagaagaaccCCAAGGCGATCAAGTCTGGCGACGCCGCCATCGTGAAGATGGTGCCGCAGAAGCCGATGTGCGTGGAGGTGTTCAACGACTACCCGCCGCTGGGCCGCTTCGCCGTGCGCGACATGCGCCAGACGGTCGCCGTCGGCATCATCAAGGCGGTGAGCAAGAaggacggcagcgccggtAAGGTGaccaaggcggcggcgaaggctGCGAAGAAGTGA